From a region of the Marinomonas mediterranea MMB-1 genome:
- a CDS encoding choline kinase family protein — protein MTTLSVLFEQISPYLPPQEALKVENIEDGYSNHVMKLHWYNAPRAVLRVPMLDTEAFLIDRHAELNALKAAQNAGISPTVIWSNDQGAILSEYIHAPALSWDVKHNSRDIKRIGALFTQVHALSVNAPSRNIYQVIEHYVGGIEHHDTNGAHKHEVAYLQHCFDQMNKVDSRGRPDVLCHNDLNPKNVLLNNEEIWFIDWEYTALGDPLFDLAAVSRSHNLTLDQQKILIEAYDDTLNVQDTLKTIHDYGFAYALREMAWLLLKHVISVDDHQSLDYYREFKDTKKLNPFI, from the coding sequence ATGACCACATTATCTGTGCTTTTTGAACAGATTTCGCCGTATTTACCCCCTCAAGAAGCCCTAAAAGTGGAAAATATTGAAGACGGCTACTCAAATCATGTAATGAAATTACATTGGTATAACGCGCCAAGAGCCGTCCTCAGAGTCCCGATGCTGGATACTGAGGCTTTTTTGATCGATCGACATGCAGAGTTGAATGCCTTAAAAGCGGCGCAAAATGCAGGCATTTCTCCGACTGTTATCTGGTCTAATGATCAAGGTGCTATTCTAAGTGAATACATTCATGCACCTGCGCTAAGCTGGGACGTAAAGCACAACTCTCGTGATATTAAGCGAATCGGCGCCTTGTTTACTCAAGTACATGCATTGTCAGTTAACGCCCCGTCACGAAACATTTATCAGGTGATCGAACATTATGTGGGTGGCATAGAACACCACGACACAAACGGCGCCCATAAGCATGAAGTGGCATACCTTCAGCACTGCTTTGATCAGATGAATAAAGTGGATTCGAGGGGCAGACCGGATGTCTTGTGTCACAATGATTTGAATCCAAAAAATGTGCTGCTTAATAACGAAGAAATTTGGTTTATTGATTGGGAATATACAGCACTTGGCGACCCCTTGTTTGACCTTGCCGCAGTGTCACGTTCGCATAACTTAACCTTGGATCAACAAAAGATCTTGATTGAAGCCTACGATGACACTCTGAACGTGCAGGATACCTTGAAGACCATTCATGACTATGGCTTCGCTTACGCTTTGCGGGAGATGGCATGGTTGCTGTTAAAACACGTGATCAGTGTCGATGATCATCAGTCTTTAGATTATTACCGCGAGTTTAAAGACACCAAAAAGCTTAACCCCTTTATTTAA
- the hexR gene encoding transcriptional regulator HexR, producing MNKHDDIIRKIQEKLSTLSKSERKVAEAILADPKTTIHSSIAKLAARAEVSEPTVNRFCRSLIGSGFPDFKVALAQSLATGTPYVNLNVEPDDAPGAVTNKIFEAAKNNLTRAQELLPESLISRAVDVLAGARRIEFYGLGASGPVAKDAHHKFFRLNVPVVAYTDILVQRMAAAGTHPGDAVVLISYTGRTLPLIETARVAREAGASVIGITNPESPLTEHCSIVLPIEETEDTDIYTPMSSRIVYLTLIDALATGVLLKRGPEFNSHLKKLKTSVQDTRLPKNKT from the coding sequence ATGAACAAGCATGACGATATTATTCGTAAAATACAGGAAAAGCTCAGTACGTTAAGTAAGTCTGAGCGAAAAGTCGCGGAAGCAATCTTAGCAGACCCTAAGACAACCATACATTCTAGTATCGCAAAACTCGCCGCTCGTGCTGAAGTGAGTGAACCGACCGTGAATCGATTCTGTCGCAGTTTGATTGGCAGTGGTTTCCCTGACTTTAAAGTTGCGCTAGCGCAAAGTTTGGCAACGGGTACACCTTATGTGAACCTGAATGTCGAACCTGACGACGCCCCAGGCGCAGTCACTAATAAAATTTTTGAAGCGGCTAAAAACAACCTCACTCGTGCGCAGGAACTCCTACCGGAATCTCTTATCAGCCGCGCTGTCGATGTACTTGCGGGCGCTCGACGTATTGAGTTTTATGGTTTAGGTGCGTCAGGTCCCGTTGCGAAAGATGCTCATCACAAGTTCTTCCGTCTAAATGTTCCTGTCGTTGCCTATACCGATATATTGGTTCAACGTATGGCAGCAGCAGGCACGCATCCTGGCGATGCGGTCGTTTTGATTTCCTATACAGGACGTACTCTACCGCTAATCGAAACCGCTCGAGTGGCACGTGAAGCAGGTGCATCCGTTATCGGGATCACAAACCCAGAATCCCCGCTTACTGAGCATTGTTCTATCGTTCTTCCTATTGAAGAGACGGAAGATACTGATATCTATACGCCGATGAGCTCACGTATTGTGTACCTCACATTAATCGATGCGTTGGCGACAGGTGTTCTTCTAAAACGTGGGCCTGAGTTTAACTCTCATCTTAAGAAACTAAAAACAAGCGTACAGGATACTCGTTTACCGAAAAACAAAACCTAA